One window of Quercus robur chromosome 12, dhQueRobu3.1, whole genome shotgun sequence genomic DNA carries:
- the LOC126708548 gene encoding uncharacterized protein LOC126708548, translating into MAHMLQLALVTASREVKDVHQFFDHLVNIINIVVGSSKRNDELQHAQAEQVENMIASNEIETGRGANQIGTLQRTGDTRWGSHFQSICSLIKMFDVTCKVINTISEEGANYKQCGDAEGAYQVLTSFEFILILHLMKEIMGITNVLCQALQQHSQDLLNAMHLVSTTKSLIQKLRDDGWEPLLASVISFCEQHEIDILDMNARYTKGRGRYRRQDDDLTMEHHFRIGIFTVAIDFQLQELKSRFCELTTKLVILSSALNPNDAFRLFKIVDICNLVKKYYPQDFTEYEQELLESQLQHYELDVIKHPDFQNLSTISELCRGLKISGKSKIYFLIDRLICLVLTLPVSITTTERAFSAMKLLKTRLRNRMEDELLANNIIVYIEKEIAGNFTIEMIMDEFYSMKNRRQA; encoded by the coding sequence ATGGCTCACATGTTGCAATTAGCTCTAGTTACAGCATCTAGAGAAGTAAAAGATGTTCATCAATTCTTTGATCATTTGGTTAATATTATCAATATTGTTGTTGGTTCTAGTAAGCGTAATGATGAATTGCAACATGCTCAAGCAGAACAAGTTGAGAATATGATTGCTTCTAATGAAATTGAGACTGGAAGAGGTGCAAACCAAATTGGTACTTTGCAACGAACTGGAGATACTAGGTGGGGATCtcattttcaatctatttgtAGTTTGATTAAAATGTTTGATGTTACTTGCAAAGTTATCAACACTATTTCTGAGGAAGGGGCTAACTATAAACAATGCGGTGATGCCGAGGGAGCTTATCAGGTATTAacatcatttgaatttattttaatcttacaTTTGATGAAAGAGATAATGGGAATTACTAATGTTctttgtcaagctttgcaaCAACATTCTCAGGACCTTTTAAATGCTATGCATTTAGTTTCAACTACAAAATCACTTATTCAAAAGTTGAGAGATGATGGATGGGAGCCTTTACTTGCTAGTGTTATATCATTTTGTGAGCAACATGAAATTGATATTCTTGATATGAATGCTCGTTACACTAAAGGTCGAGGTAGATATCGTCGTCAAGATGACGATTTAACAATGGAACATCATTTTAGAATTGGCATATTTACAGTTGCAATAGACTTTCAATTGCAAGAATTGAAAAGTAGATTTTGTGAGCTAACAACGAAACTTGTCATTCTTAGTTCAGCTTTAAATCCCAATGATGCTTTTAGATTattcaaaattgttgatataTGCAATTTGGTTAAGAAATATTATCCTCAAGATTTCACTGAATATGAACAAGAACTTTTGGAGTCTCAATTGCAACATTATGAGCTTGATGTGATAAAACATCCAGATTTTCAGAATTTGAGTACAATTTCCGAGCTATGTAGGGGATTAAAAATTTCAGGAAAgtctaaaatctattttttgattgatagaCTTATTTGTCTTGTGTTGACCCTTCCAGTTTCTATAACAACTACAGAACGAGCTTTCTCAGCTATGAAGTTGTTAAAAACAAGACTTCGCAATAGAATGGAGGATGAGCTTTTGGCAAACAATATAATAGTTTATATAGAGAAGGAAATTGCAGGGAATTTCACtatagagatgataatggatgaattttattccatgaaaaatcGTCGTCAGGCATGA